The nucleotide window AAAGAATGGCCACTTTCCATAAAAACAGAGTCAGTGATGGAATATGTTCAGTATGcatgatgtacatacataaaataaatgtcATAATCCTGAAAAATGATATTTTGACTTAATAAAGAAAACTACAAAATTAAGATTGTACGTCTGTTTTTTAATTCCTTGATAAGGATTCGGTTTTACATGTTACATATAATGATATCAATTGCAATTATGTTGTATTTAAAGCATTGTAATAATTGCTTAACCAGATATTAAACTAGAAAATCTGTAACATGTTAAATGGTAAATGTAAATCCATTGGTTGATTGTAAGTTATTATTTAAATTGAACTCATTTGTACATCTCAACAAGTTGTTGAATCATAACAAATtattataatagtaatacattGTATTTACAAGAACACTTTACAGAGTAACACATCATTTAACAATATATAAAACTACACTCTTAAAATATATCAAACTCAACATTAATTACAGATTAAAAGCAGTTCTGAAAAGTGTGTTTAGATTTGTGATTTGAACATGGAAAGATTGCTGCAGTCACAGATGAGTTAACATACTGTTGTTATTCAGTTTAACACTGTGTGACTTAATGTTTTGGGTCTTTGTTGGACCACTTTGATTGGTCAATGTAATGGCAGTGGCTGAATGTGTAGAACCTAGAGACGTATTGTTGAAATTCCACTTAATTAATAAGACATCGGTGACTGTTTATTATCTCTTTTGTAAAAAATAAGCTCTCGAAAGCTACTTTTTTACACAACAAGAATTGGTTTCAGTTGTCTCACCCAGTTGCGATCAAAAGTGGATGTTTGTTTCCCATTAAGTACAATGATTTTGACGCCATTTATTATCGCATTGTTGATGTTGTCGTTTTTTCCactcataaaacaaaacaaaaaagatatgtcagaagtgggatttgaacccacgcctccaTTCGGAGACCAGAAATCCCGTTTCAAGCGGAAGGGGCTTAATCCTTGAGTCTGGCGCCTTAGACCACTCGGCCATCCTGACACGATGATGAAAAGGGACTTCCAGTAGGTTTTTATTCAATATACAAACCCATATAGAAGTCAAAATGTTGCTGTATTTACCAAATAGACAAATATAAATTACTGTACGTGTTTCATTGTATTTATATGTCTTAAACTGTGTGAATTACTAGTTTGCATAATTTTCAGCGTAACATTTTGCTCGGCGGATGCTAACACTGGCCAACGTAATTTCCGTTTTGTCTATGTGCGGCGGCCATATTACACTTCCGTCTTCAAGGGTATCCGAGGCTAAAGTAACCAAGCTATAGACAACATGTTCCGGTTTGCTAAAGCTGCACTCAACCTCACCGGTAAGAAAACCAGTGTTTGTAGGAATGTATGTTAGATGTGTGTATTGATGCCAAGTGACATTTTAATATCGACCATAAGTCTGACCCTCCTGTCTTTGGTGGGTCACCTCGGTCAGCGTGCTAACGTTGCTAGccaagctaacattagcatctCCCGAAGACGTTTTAATTGTCTTTACTGAATCCCTTGAAGTATCTTCCATAAATCAAGGTAGTTTGTACTTTAGTATTGAGTTAATCTAAAATGTGGAAGTGCTCTTTTAATATGCCAATTTACCATCGCGATGCCCAAGTAAACTGACCTGTAAGAGTTAGCATAATGATACTAAGCTGttttatttataatgttatttatatttgtaaatcagTTATGTGAAAGACGGATTGCCTTTTAGTCTTTTCAAAAGTAACCAACCTTTAACTGTCTATGTGTTGTGCTTAAAATTAGACTTTTCGACTGTCAAATGGAAGGGTAAACAAGGACATTGTCTTCTCATCTGGCTAACTCATTTAGAAGTCGTTGAAAAAAAGGCCAAGTCACAGGCAGAGCAAGTGAAAACAGAGAAAGATTAGTCATGAACATAAGATTCACAttaagagaacaataaatataGTATAGCCATTTGTATTGTACTTCAAACTGTACTTTATTTAAACAAAAATCAAACCTATCCTTATCTGCTGTTGTTGATATGATATGCAGAAGAGCCTGGAAAATAAAACAGACAGAAAATGGCAATCTTCATCAGAGTATCCAGATATGATTGATTTTCTGTTTCGTAACCTTACCCTGAATTTAGCCTATTTTTCATGTATTTATATTAATTTCATAGAAGCCCGAGTAATTCCATAAAGTGTATGGCACAATGAAAGGCATGAACAACTGCTTTTTAAAGATAACAACATGGTAATTGTGCAGTATATAAAtgccactttgttttgttgtcTTCCAGGTCAGGCCGCAAGGCAGGTGAGGCACAATTCCACCGCCCAAATGAACTTCAACAAGAAGTACGGCAACATCCTGATGGTTTCTGGAGCCGgcttctgcgtggctgtgtggTCATACGTAAGTTCTGGGATTCCAGTTACAGAACAGTcagaaacattaaaacaaacttAACTCAAATGAAATTAAATGGCTGAGAAGTTGCAAATATAATGGATGTGTGCAAAGGTCCTAATTTATTGGAATTAAATTTGCTTCATCATGCAAACAAATCACACCAGTTAGCCTACCTGTAAAGAATTTGCGTTTTGCTGCTCAGAAAGTAAATGGGTACATACAACTTGTTAACCACTGGAGGGCGAACTCTGCGTGTTTATTTACTGACAAGTCTTACATTGCAATGGTATTTTATTacaataaaaatactttaataTGCTCAGTTAGTTTTAACTTTGGATATAAAAATGTACTTGAGTTGTTTGTATTTAATTATGTATGTTTTCCGTTGACCAACCCCTGGTTTTGTTGTATCATTTTGATACAGAAACTTATTCTTTATCTTACTTTTCGTGTGAACAGAACTTGCATTTACAATTTTTGACAAATGTGCACTGCAAAGTCTTACCTAGTCCAATACAAGTGTGCCATTGCCCTTAAAACTAGTGTTGTCTTTGTGCAGGTGCTGACTCAGACTGGCATCACCTGGAATCTGTCACCTGTTGGGAAGGTCATGCCCAAagagtggagagaggcagaggaggagTGAAGATCTGCCATGACAGACCTGCACCCCACCTAATAATAAACCTTCTCTTTGTACAGATGATTAACAGTGAATGTCTGTTTATTCCAACGTGTTACTTTGTCCAAATAAATTAAATGTGATTCTACTGATCATTTCCCCAGGTTTTTTGTATGCCCAACCGGTTCTTGTGACGTGATATCTCAGAAAAGCCTTTATGGAATTGTTTTCAATTTGGCAAAAATGTCTTTTTGGATTCAGGGGAAAACTAATTACAATGTGGTGAAAAGCGATCAAGGTCACTGTGGCCTCATCAAACCGGTTCAATGATTTATTTGTTAAGTCTGACCATTCCACACCAATGTCTAAGGataaaatgaagaagtgataTTTAAACTGCAGCTTGACCGGTTGACGGAGGCATACAATGTGATGATTGTAGTTCTTTTTTAATCcattatacactgaacaaaaatataaacgcaacacttttgtttttgctccaaaaaccagtcagtatctggtgaccaccatttgcctcacgcagtgcaacacatctccttcgcatagagttgatcaggttgttgattgtggcctgtggaatgttggtccactcctcttcaatggctgtgccaagttgctggatattggcaggaactggaacacgctgtcgtatacgccgatccagactgagcatcccaaacatgctcaatgggtgacatcgatcaacaactttattaatcccgcaagcggcaattggttatgagcagcagcttatgtcatgtacacaggcaggaacatactaggagaaaacacacagatacacccgggagcacagatgtggataattccaatttacactataaatagttcaaagcatcacaataataaataaataatcaagttaaaCTAAAAGCCTTTTCAATAATTTAAAAGTTTGAGTGCAGAAGGGATGAATGATTTAGAAAAGCCATTAGTCCTTTGATCAGGTAGAGCATATCTACGCCCTGATGGCAACAGACGAAATTCATGTGAAAGTACATGACCTGGAGAGTTCAGAATGCTCTCTGCTTTCCGCAGAATCTGTTGGTTACAGAAGGAATTTAAGTCTCTCTGTttcatgtccggtgagtatgctggccatgcaagaactgggatgttttcagcctccaggaattgtgtacagatacttgcaacatggggccgtgcattctcatgctgcaacatgaggtgatggtcgtggatgaatggcacaacaatgggcctcaggatctcgtcacggtatctctgtgcattcacaatgccatcaataaaatgcacctgtgttcgtcgtccataacatacgcctgcccataccataaccccaccaccaccacgggccactcgattcacaacattgacatcagaaaaccgctcacccacacgacgccacacacgctgtctgtcatctgccctgaacagtgaaaaccgggattcatccgtgaaga belongs to Pseudochaenichthys georgianus chromosome 14, fPseGeo1.2, whole genome shotgun sequence and includes:
- the cox7b gene encoding cytochrome c oxidase subunit 7B, mitochondrial; translated protein: MFRFAKAALNLTGQAARQVRHNSTAQMNFNKKYGNILMVSGAGFCVAVWSYVLTQTGITWNLSPVGKVMPKEWREAEEE